The following proteins come from a genomic window of Nocardioides albertanoniae:
- a CDS encoding winged helix DNA-binding domain-containing protein, whose amino-acid sequence MRTVTDRERRARLARRHGLAPEHRYADVGTATQAMTVWHATEAATVHLALHARVDGLRIDDVEHALYEDRSLVKHLAMRRTLFAFPRDLLPAAMGSASARVAAQEGKNLHKWLTAGGVVEEQDAWLRDAYAATLAALADGVPRTSTQLRDLVPALDLRFRMGSPGKKWGGEFPIGRWVIGTLAAQGHLMRANNLGHWRLNKPAWTVTESWLGDTPVPLTAAEGYAELVRRWLWTFGPGTETDLVWWLGSTKSAVRAALATIGAVQVGLEGGGTGWVLPDDPIATDPEPETEPWAALVPTLDPTVMGWKERGFYLDGEDVAYLFDSNGNAGNTAWWDGRIVGAWAQDQEGQVHPIVRHDIGEDGTRALKAEAERLTQWLDGVVIVNVYKSRQMKEAKLP is encoded by the coding sequence ATGAGGACCGTCACCGACCGCGAGCGCCGGGCGAGGCTGGCCCGCCGGCACGGGCTCGCCCCCGAGCACCGGTACGCCGATGTCGGCACCGCCACGCAGGCGATGACGGTCTGGCACGCGACCGAGGCCGCGACGGTCCATCTCGCGTTGCACGCACGGGTCGATGGCCTCCGGATCGACGACGTCGAGCACGCCCTCTACGAGGACAGGAGCCTGGTCAAGCACCTGGCGATGCGACGTACGCTCTTCGCCTTCCCTCGAGATCTGCTCCCCGCGGCGATGGGGAGCGCCTCTGCGAGGGTGGCGGCGCAGGAGGGCAAGAACCTCCACAAGTGGCTGACCGCGGGCGGCGTCGTCGAGGAGCAGGACGCCTGGCTGCGCGACGCCTACGCCGCGACCCTGGCGGCGCTGGCCGACGGCGTGCCGCGTACGTCGACGCAGCTGCGCGACCTGGTGCCGGCGCTCGACCTCCGCTTCCGGATGGGCTCGCCCGGCAAGAAGTGGGGCGGGGAGTTCCCGATCGGCCGCTGGGTGATCGGCACCCTCGCCGCCCAGGGGCATCTGATGCGCGCCAACAATCTCGGCCACTGGCGGCTGAACAAGCCGGCCTGGACCGTGACCGAGTCGTGGCTGGGCGACACGCCGGTGCCGCTCACCGCTGCCGAGGGCTACGCCGAGCTGGTCCGCCGGTGGCTGTGGACCTTCGGTCCGGGCACCGAGACGGACCTGGTCTGGTGGCTCGGTTCGACGAAATCGGCCGTGCGGGCAGCGCTCGCGACGATCGGCGCGGTCCAGGTCGGTCTCGAGGGCGGCGGCACCGGATGGGTGCTGCCCGACGACCCGATCGCCACCGACCCCGAGCCCGAGACGGAGCCGTGGGCGGCGCTGGTGCCTACCCTCGACCCCACGGTCATGGGTTGGAAGGAGCGCGGCTTCTATCTGGACGGCGAGGATGTCGCCTACCTCTTCGACTCCAACGGCAACGCCGGCAACACCGCCTGGTGGGACGGGCGGATCGTCGGGGCGTGGGCGCAGGACCAGGAGGGCCAGGTGCATCCGATCGTGCGCCACGACATCGGGGAGGACGGCACGCGGGCGCTGAAGGCGGAGGCCGAGCGGCTCACGCAGTGGCTCGACGGGGTCGTGATCGTCAATGTCTACAAGTCACGACAGATGAAAGAAGCGAAGCTTCCCTGA
- a CDS encoding TIGR03936 family radical SAM-associated protein: protein MRQQPEQQAPPVQRLRIRYAKRGRLRFTSHRDFSRAFERAVARARIPVAYSSGFNPHPRISYAGAAPTGAASEAEYVELALREVVDPGATQGVLDEVMPEGLDLLDVVDTATSPKGALADLLTASEWIIDLPATPEDAAAAVEAFLGAEEVTVSRMTKKGLREFDARAAVVRMSAAPREGGSRLQLLLRHGTPTVRPDDVVTGLERVGGLKVGPEHGGLPLLTRLTQGVFDEETGTIGDPLH from the coding sequence GTGCGTCAGCAGCCCGAACAGCAGGCCCCGCCGGTCCAGCGTCTCCGCATCCGTTATGCCAAGCGCGGCCGGCTCCGTTTCACCAGCCACCGTGACTTCAGCCGCGCCTTCGAGCGGGCCGTCGCGCGGGCACGGATCCCGGTCGCCTACTCCTCGGGCTTCAACCCCCACCCGCGGATCTCCTACGCCGGAGCGGCGCCGACCGGGGCGGCGAGCGAGGCCGAGTACGTCGAGCTGGCGCTGCGTGAGGTCGTCGACCCGGGTGCCACCCAGGGTGTGCTCGACGAGGTCATGCCCGAGGGCCTCGACCTGCTCGACGTCGTCGACACGGCCACCTCGCCGAAGGGCGCGCTGGCCGACCTGCTGACCGCCAGCGAGTGGATCATCGACCTCCCGGCGACCCCGGAGGACGCCGCGGCCGCGGTCGAGGCGTTCCTCGGTGCCGAGGAGGTGACCGTCTCGCGGATGACCAAGAAGGGGCTGCGCGAGTTCGACGCCCGGGCAGCGGTCGTACGCATGAGCGCCGCGCCGCGCGAGGGCGGCTCGCGTCTGCAGCTGCTGCTGCGCCACGGCACCCCGACGGTGCGCCCCGACGATGTCGTCACCGGCCTCGAGCGCGTCGGCGGACTGAAGGTCGGCCCCGAGCACGGCGGCCTGCCGCTGCTCACCCGGCTCACCCAGGGTGTCTTCGACGAGGAAACCGGCACGATCGGCGACCCGCTCCACTAG